A window from Actinomycetota bacterium encodes these proteins:
- a CDS encoding PAS domain-containing protein, translated as MNALVPLADIISTIAFAASAVLVLLARPAKRGVFDTWSRGFLFAAMALYAMVGVSNTLEDLGVTAALDVYEDYMELLFVPLLAYAAHQAYMRSLLNERGRAFWALDRQHEMMLSVIDTVPCGIVIVDDTGRVTFANSAARRILMVSEDASTGTQRPADWVAVDADGSPQGSGEPGRLPAIASVTGSDVTQRILWPDGETTVLSVSSTTMLSQGGAPGGSVVAFEVVGVER; from the coding sequence ATGAACGCGCTGGTCCCGCTGGCGGATATCATCTCGACGATCGCGTTCGCCGCCTCGGCGGTGCTCGTCCTGCTGGCGCGGCCGGCCAAGCGCGGGGTGTTCGACACCTGGTCGCGCGGGTTCCTGTTCGCCGCGATGGCACTCTACGCGATGGTCGGCGTCTCGAACACGCTCGAGGACCTCGGCGTCACCGCCGCGCTCGACGTGTACGAGGACTACATGGAGCTGCTGTTCGTGCCGCTGCTCGCGTACGCCGCGCACCAGGCGTACATGCGCTCGCTGCTCAACGAGCGCGGGCGGGCGTTCTGGGCGCTCGATCGCCAGCACGAGATGATGCTCTCGGTGATCGACACCGTGCCGTGCGGCATCGTCATCGTCGACGACACCGGCCGCGTGACGTTCGCGAACTCGGCCGCGCGGCGTATCCTCATGGTCTCAGAGGACGCGAGCACCGGCACGCAGCGCCCCGCCGACTGGGTGGCCGTCGATGCGGACGGCAGCCCGCAGGGCTCGGGCGAGCCAGGACGTCTCCCGGCCATCGCGTCGGTGACCGGCTCGGACGTCACCCAGCGCATCCTGTGGCCCGACGGCGAGACGACCGTGCTGTCGGTCAGCTCGACCACCATGCTGTCGCAGGGCGGCGCGCCCGGCGGGTCCGTCGTGGCGTTCGAGGTCGTGGGCGTCGAGCGGTAG
- a CDS encoding ATP-dependent Clp protease ATP-binding subunit, with the protein INQFGRDLTADVRSGRVRGIYGRDAEIQTVVEVLCRTEKRNPLLIGAAGSGKTAIVEGFACKVASGDVPELLKGVRVLAIETSSLVSGTSLVGSFEERMRKIIAEASQPDVILFIDEAHTVMGAGGSQGGMADMLKPTLARGEIAVIAATTDDEYRRHIQQDKALSRRFQPIPVKEMGPEQALEVLKLRRDALKDKRGVEVSDDILSGLVNFADEYLRSRTFPDKALDLLEQVVAHAVAGGETAVTTENASEVTSRLAGHPLPPAEALTRLRKEFAALGVADTASAEKVIGRLNTTLNALDVDACRPNLVAALVGDAAMHTVEIARALSRALFDSPDRILDLDLNQMRDEESVNSLIGPPPGYIGFGGALPIHELAVTPCTVVVVEGADVCHAVVGEVLANGLAQGFIEDSAGGRYYLSDAVVLVPVSADTPEARKVPLGSVFGRGDAPERVATDAAALAEAVLGRALCRQMDMVLSDLVAVTDASKDVYLRDSVLPKVTQRFEKRGLKITWDDGVVDLLLKETSKLSDLIEVEHYTEDLVSGLVLAKVALPPLGEVRLVRLGVSDGAVVAEERE; encoded by the coding sequence CCATCAACCAGTTCGGGCGCGACCTGACCGCCGATGTGCGCTCGGGCCGCGTCCGTGGCATCTACGGCCGCGACGCCGAGATCCAGACGGTGGTCGAGGTGCTCTGCCGCACCGAGAAGCGCAACCCGCTGCTCATCGGCGCCGCCGGCTCCGGCAAGACCGCCATCGTCGAGGGCTTCGCCTGCAAGGTCGCGTCAGGGGATGTCCCCGAGCTGCTCAAGGGCGTGCGCGTGCTCGCGATCGAGACGTCATCGCTCGTCAGCGGCACGAGCCTCGTCGGCAGTTTCGAGGAGCGGATGCGCAAGATCATCGCCGAGGCGTCCCAGCCCGACGTGATCCTCTTCATCGACGAGGCGCACACCGTCATGGGCGCGGGCGGGTCGCAGGGCGGCATGGCCGACATGCTCAAGCCCACGCTCGCCCGCGGTGAGATCGCCGTCATCGCCGCGACCACGGACGACGAGTACCGGCGTCACATCCAGCAGGACAAGGCGCTGTCACGGCGCTTCCAGCCGATCCCCGTGAAGGAGATGGGCCCGGAGCAAGCGCTCGAGGTGCTGAAGCTGCGCCGCGACGCGCTCAAGGACAAGCGAGGTGTCGAGGTCAGCGACGACATCCTGTCAGGCCTCGTGAACTTCGCCGACGAGTATCTGCGCTCGCGCACCTTCCCCGACAAGGCGCTCGACCTGCTCGAGCAGGTGGTCGCACACGCCGTTGCAGGCGGTGAGACGGCCGTGACGACCGAGAACGCCAGCGAGGTCACCTCGCGCCTCGCCGGACACCCGCTCCCGCCGGCCGAGGCGCTCACGCGCCTGCGCAAGGAGTTCGCGGCGCTCGGCGTGGCGGACACGGCGTCTGCGGAGAAGGTGATCGGGCGCCTGAACACGACCTTGAACGCGCTCGACGTCGACGCGTGCCGGCCGAATCTCGTGGCCGCGCTCGTCGGAGACGCGGCGATGCACACCGTCGAGATCGCGCGTGCGCTGTCCCGCGCGCTGTTCGATTCGCCCGACCGGATCCTGGACTTGGACCTCAACCAGATGCGCGACGAGGAGTCCGTCAACTCGCTCATCGGTCCGCCGCCGGGCTACATCGGCTTCGGCGGCGCGCTGCCCATCCACGAGCTCGCGGTCACCCCGTGCACCGTCGTCGTGGTCGAGGGCGCCGACGTGTGCCACGCGGTCGTCGGCGAGGTGCTCGCCAACGGGCTCGCGCAGGGCTTCATCGAGGACAGCGCGGGCGGCCGCTACTACCTGAGCGACGCCGTGGTCCTCGTGCCCGTCTCGGCGGATACGCCCGAGGCGCGGAAGGTCCCCCTGGGCTCGGTCTTCGGCAGGGGCGACGCGCCTGAGCGCGTGGCGACCGATGCGGCCGCACTGGCCGAGGCGGTCCTCGGGCGGGCGCTGTGCCGGCAGATGGACATGGTGCTCTCGGACCTCGTCGCCGTGACCGATGCGAGCAAGGATGTCTACCTGCGCGATTCCGTTCTGCCGAAGGTGACGCAGCGCTTCGAGAAGCGCGGGCTCAAGATCACGTGGGACGATGGCGTGGTCGACCTGCTGCTCAAAGAGACGTCGAAGCTGTCGGACCTCATCGAGGTCGAGCACTACACCGAGGACCTCGTGTCGGGGCTCGTGCTCGCGAAGGTGGCCTTGCCGCCGCTCGGCGAGGTGCGCCTGGTCCGCCTCGGCGTGAGCGACGGCGCCGTCGTCGCCGAGGAGCGGGAGTAG
- a CDS encoding DUF4445 domain-containing protein, with the protein MSERSRAHRRRYNGRRQAVHQYAARSAVDRATVTFHPQGAVVSAAVGSTVAEVARVAGVRVEVPCGGTGVCGGCAVVAEGDVSEPTADERRALSAADLARGVRLACRARVLGAVTVRPVSARVAGATRAVTSAAVEGYPVAAPGERHEATGARTLGAAVDVGTTTLAAALVDLRNGDVLATAAADNPQAAFGADVLARVAAAGTRGVEALQASVAGAVEALVTGLLAREGASPAALLEVVTAGNPAMTHLLYGIDPSPLAAAPYAGALTAPMRRTAASLGMGALGEVRVSSLPAVSAFVGGDAVAGAVVTRLADAPRGTLLVDLGTNGEVLLATGDGLLATSAAAGPAFEGGAIECGMRAEDGAIERVQWADGRLAVGTVGGAPARGICGSGLLDLVAALLDAGILDSEGRMRAAGPLGARARERDGEVVFEVADGVVLTQGDVRAVQLACGAVRAACTLLLEEARVPRGSVPRVRIAGGFGYHACERSLLRLGVLDESWAGRVHAAGNTSLAGAVAVLASPAAREAAEVVAAAARTLDLAPHPRFREVFVASLAFPDRP; encoded by the coding sequence CTGTCGGAGCGCTCGCGTGCGCACCGGCGTCGCTACAATGGCCGCAGGCAGGCTGTCCACCAGTATGCCGCGAGGAGCGCCGTGGACCGCGCAACCGTCACCTTCCACCCGCAAGGCGCCGTCGTGTCGGCGGCCGTAGGTTCGACCGTCGCTGAAGTCGCGCGCGTCGCGGGCGTGCGTGTCGAGGTCCCTTGCGGCGGCACCGGCGTGTGCGGTGGGTGCGCGGTCGTGGCCGAGGGCGACGTCTCCGAGCCGACCGCCGACGAGCGCCGTGCGCTTTCCGCGGCCGACCTCGCGCGCGGCGTGCGGCTGGCATGCCGGGCGCGCGTACTCGGCGCGGTGACGGTCCGCCCGGTGTCCGCTCGCGTCGCGGGCGCCACGCGTGCGGTCACCTCGGCGGCCGTCGAGGGCTACCCCGTCGCGGCGCCGGGCGAGCGGCACGAGGCGACGGGCGCGCGCACGCTCGGGGCCGCCGTGGACGTGGGCACGACCACGCTGGCCGCGGCGCTCGTCGACCTGCGCAACGGTGATGTGCTCGCCACCGCCGCGGCCGACAACCCGCAGGCGGCGTTCGGTGCGGACGTGCTCGCACGCGTCGCGGCGGCGGGCACGCGGGGCGTCGAGGCGCTGCAGGCGTCCGTCGCCGGCGCCGTCGAGGCTCTCGTGACCGGGCTGCTCGCGCGCGAAGGCGCATCGCCGGCCGCGCTGCTCGAGGTCGTGACCGCGGGCAACCCCGCGATGACCCACCTGCTCTACGGCATCGACCCTTCACCGCTTGCCGCCGCGCCGTACGCGGGCGCGCTCACGGCGCCGATGCGGCGAACGGCCGCATCGCTCGGCATGGGCGCCCTCGGTGAGGTGCGCGTCTCGTCGCTCCCGGCGGTCTCGGCGTTCGTCGGCGGCGACGCCGTCGCGGGCGCGGTCGTCACCCGGCTTGCCGACGCGCCGCGCGGGACGCTGCTGGTCGATCTCGGGACCAACGGCGAGGTGCTGCTCGCGACCGGCGACGGCCTGCTGGCGACCTCTGCCGCGGCCGGTCCGGCGTTCGAGGGCGGCGCGATCGAGTGCGGGATGCGCGCCGAGGACGGGGCGATCGAGCGGGTGCAGTGGGCCGACGGGCGCCTCGCCGTCGGGACGGTCGGCGGCGCTCCGGCGCGCGGCATCTGCGGCAGCGGATTGCTGGACCTCGTCGCAGCGCTGCTCGACGCCGGCATCCTCGACAGCGAGGGGCGCATGCGCGCCGCCGGGCCGCTCGGTGCGCGCGCACGCGAACGTGACGGTGAGGTGGTGTTCGAGGTCGCCGACGGCGTCGTGCTCACGCAGGGGGACGTTCGCGCGGTGCAGCTCGCGTGCGGCGCCGTGCGGGCCGCGTGCACGCTGTTGCTCGAGGAAGCGCGCGTCCCGCGCGGCTCGGTGCCGCGCGTACGTATCGCCGGCGGTTTCGGCTACCATGCGTGCGAGCGCTCGCTGCTGCGGCTCGGCGTGCTCGACGAGTCCTGGGCGGGCCGCGTGCACGCTGCCGGCAACACGTCGCTCGCGGGTGCCGTCGCGGTGCTGGCGAGTCCCGCGGCACGCGAGGCGGCCGAGGTGGTCGCCGCAGCAGCCCGCACGCTCGACCTGGCGCCGCATCCGCGGTTCCGGGAGGTGTTCGTCGCCTCGCTCGCGTTCCCCGACCGGCCGTGA